In Thalassophryne amazonica chromosome 14, fThaAma1.1, whole genome shotgun sequence, one DNA window encodes the following:
- the fkbp7 gene encoding peptidyl-prolyl cis-trans isomerase FKBP7 translates to MQMWNKMWGFRLRCTLCLCVSLFFTLGCVSSTAEEVKEEVKIEVLFMPEECSQKSKRGDMINVHYDGFLAEGGSQFYCSRSDKTGHPQWFVLGVGHVIKGLDIGLKDMCPGEKRKITVPPGLAFGETGKDPVPPNATVIFEVELFSVTRGPRSLEAFGEMDIDKDRSLTKTEVKAFLKMEYERAGTTHDELFYEKIAADIFQKNDHDRDGLISAREYNIYEHDEL, encoded by the exons ATGCAGATGTGGAATAAGATGTGGGGATTCAGATTAAGATGCACATTGTGCCTTTGTGTGTCCCTGTTCTTCACTCTGGGCTGTGTTTCGTCGACGGCAGAGGAAGTGAAGGAGGAGGTGAAGATTGAAGTTTTGTTCATGCCCGAAGAGTGCAGTCAGAAAAGTAAAAGAGGGGATATGATCAACGTCCACTACGACGGCTTCCTGGCTGAAGGTGGCTCTCAGTTCTACTGCAG TCGTTCAGATAAAACCGGTCACCCTCAGTGGTTCGTGCTGGGTGTCGGACATGTCATCAAGGGTCTTGATATCGGGTTGAAAGACATGTGTCCTGGAGAAAAACGAAAAATAACTGTTCCACCCGGCCTGGCCTTTGGAGAAACAGGAAAAG ATCCGGTGCCGCCCAACGCCACAGTGATCTTTGAGGTGGAGCTCTTTTCCGTGACCAGGGGGCCGCGCAGCTTGGAAGCATTTGGAGAGATGGACATCGATAAAGACCGAAGTCTCACAAAGACTGAG GTCAAAGCCTTCTTGAAAATGGAGTATGAAAGAGCCGGGACGACGCACGACGAACTTTTCTATGAGAAGATTGCGGCTGATATATTCCAAAAGAATGACCACGATAGAGACGGACTGATAAGTGCTCGGGAGTATAATATTTATGAGCACGATGAGCTCTAG
- the adat3 gene encoding probable inactive tRNA-specific adenosine deaminase-like protein 3, which yields METWISKLFLNKKEDTRKMEPQAKRQKVSEFDTNSWAAYPVLSDEQSQDVELTAVIAAPIINKKETSRLVSQLNSLYPLPGLQHVKRVRPCKDKDSPHPLEVLLCLAGETSDTNGISIDSLLPADGLRRDSLGKPFVVRVPARPPLTRPQFELASKHWPTAFHEDKQVTVALMGALFSPAQKARMHFYMQTAATAAAAGKELGMEAVGAVVVDPTVERIMAVGHDCRGDHPLHHAVMVCIDLVSRSQNGGCFCFDRYPACRFTPSSGVSDSGTQPYICTGYDLYVTREPCVMCAMALVHSRIGRVFYGAASADGALGTKYKIHTQKDLNHRFAVFRGVLSQQCEALTGFREKRGDLTQCHV from the exons ATGGAAACATGGATTTCTAAACTCTTCTTAAACAAAAAG GAGGACACCAGAAAAATGGAGCCGCAAGCAAAACGGCAGAAAGTCTCGGAGTTTGACACCAACTCCTGGGCGGCTTATCCCGTGCTGTCAGATGAGCAGTCACAAGACGTGGAGCTGACGGCCGTGATTGCAGCACCCATCATCAACAAGAAGGAGACGTCTCGACTGGTCAGCCAGCTCAACAGCCTCTACCCGCTGCCCGGCCTGCAGCACGTCAAGAGGGTGCGGCCGTGCAAGGACAAGGACAGCCCTCACCCTCTGGAGGTCCTGCTGTGCCTCGCGGGCGAGACGTCGGACACTAACGGTATCAGCATCGACTCGCTGTTGCCCGCAGATGGACTCCGACGTGACAGCTTAGGGAAGCCTTTTGTGGTCCGCGTCCCTGCTCGTCCTCCGTTGACCCGACCCCAGTTTGAGCTGGCGAGCAAACACTGGCCCACGGCCTTTCACGAAGACAAGCAGGTGACTGTGGCCCTGATGGGGGCGCTCTTCAGCCCCGCACAGAAAGCCAGGATGCACTTTTACATGCAGACTGCGGCGACTGCTGCTGCAGCAGGGAAGGAGTTGGGAATGGAGGCGGTGGGGGCCGTTGTGGTCGACCCAACAGTGGAGAGAATTATGGCAGTGGGTCACGACTGTCGAGGCGACCATCCGCTTCATCACGCGGTCATGGTCTGCATTGACCTCGTGTCTCGGAGTCAGAATGGAGGGTGTTTCTGTTTCGACAGATACCCCGCCTGCCGCTTTACGCCATCCAGCGGCGTATCGGACTCGGGCACTCAGCCGTATATATGTACCGGGTATGACCTCTATGTGACCAGAGAGCCTTGTGTCATGTGTGCTATGGCGCTGGTCCACTCCCGGATAGGCCGCGTCTTCTACGGCGCCGCCTCCGCTGATGGAGCTTTAGGGACCAAATATAAAATTCACACTCAGAAAGATTTGAACCATCGCTTTGCAGTTTTCAGAGGAGTTTTAAGTCAACAATGTGAAGCTCTGACGGGGTTCAGAGAAAAACGAGGAGATTTAACACAATGTCATGTCTGA
- the alkbh6 gene encoding alpha-ketoglutarate-dependent dioxygenase alkB homolog 6: MEHPTCIVEDLKQFVINEAPPTVYYIPGFITEDEETYLLQQVYKCPRPKWTQLSGRRLQNWGGVPHPKGMIPEKIPDWLQQYCDKISSLGAFSGKTANHVLVNEYKQGEGIMPHEDGPLYHPTVTTISLGSHTLLDFYTPISSLDTALPQTEESRYRFSLLVKPRSLLVLQDEMYTHHLHGIQACSQDTLTDKVLNLPAAGAQPGETLDRGTRVSLTIRHVPRVMRAKLVLGKK; encoded by the coding sequence atggaacatccaactTGTATTGTGGAGGACTTGAAGCAGTTTGTCATAAATGAAGCTCCGCCCACAGTGTATTACATCCCGGGTTTCATAACAGAAGATGAAGAGACCTACCTTCTGCAGCAGGTCTACAAGTGTCCAAGACCCAAATGGACTCAGCTGTCAGGTAGAAGGCTTCAGAACTGGGGAGGCGTTCCACATCCCAAAGGCATGATCCCAGAGAAGATTCCTGATTGGCTACAACAGTACTGTGACAAAATTTCCTCTCTCGGTGCGTTCAGTGGGAAAACGGCTAATCATGTGTTGGTGAATGAATACAAGCAAGGTGAGGGGATTATGCCTCACGAAGACGGTCCACTGTACCACCCGACTGTCACCACCATCAGCCTGGGCTCTCACACGCTGCTCGACTTCTACACGCCCATCAGCAGCCTGGACACAGCCTTACCGCAGACAGAGGAGAGCCGCTACCGCTTCTCCCTGCTGGTGAAGCCGCGCAGTCTTCTGGTTTTGCAGGATGAAATGTATACACACCACCTCCATGGCATCCAGGCCTGCAGCCAGGACACGCTGACGGACAAGGTGCTGAACCTGCCTGCTGCTGGGGCTCAGCCAGGAGAGACGCTGGACCGAGGAACCAGAGTGTCACTGACCATACGACACGTGCCCAGAGTCATGAGAGCAAAGCTGGTGCTGGGAAAGAAATAA
- the osgepl1 gene encoding probable tRNA N6-adenosine threonylcarbamoyltransferase, mitochondrial, which yields MLSSRVVSLRRCWLGKGFGSRLVLGVETSCDDTGAAVVDEVGSVLGESLHSQKEVHLRTGGIIPAVAQKLHMENISRVVQEALERSGVSEHQLSAVATTVMPGLALSLGIGVDFSLNFVRQHNKPFIPIHHMEAHALTIRMLQPVPFPFLVLLISGGHCLLAVARGVSDFLLLGHSLDSAPGDILDKVARRLSLIKHPQCSTLSGGQAIELLAKDGDRTKFPLTTPLGQIYDCCFSFAGLQSQVTRLIRNKEAEEGVEKGTLLSCVNDIAAAIQHTVACHLAKRTHRAILFCKQNYLLPSCSPTLVVSGGVASNQYIRKALTIITETTGLQLLCPPARLCMDNGVMIAWNGVERLKEGAGILPPHVDVRYEPKAPLGVDITAEVRAAAIRPPSIKMKITN from the exons ATGCTGTCTTCCAGAGTAGTGAGTTTGCGGCGGTGTTGGTTAGGTAAAGGCTTTGGCTCCCGGCTGGTTCTGGGCGTAGAGACGAGCTGTGATGATACCGGAGCCGCTGTGGTCGACGAGGTCGGATCGGTCCTGGGAGAGTCGCTGCATTCTCAGAAAGAAGTCCATCTTAG AACCGGTGGCATCATTCCTGCAGTGGCCCAGAAACTCCACATGGAGAACATTTCGCGGGTAGTCCAGGAGGCTTTGGAGAGGAGCGGTGTGAGCGAACACCAGCTCTCAGCTGTGGCCACCACAGTGATGCCAGGCTTGGCCCTGAGCTTGGGGATTGGTGTGGACTTCAGTCTGAACTTTGTTAGGCAGCACAACAAGCCCTTCATCCCCATCCACCACATGGAAGCTCACGCCTTGACCATCCGCATGCTCCAGCCTGTCCCCTTCCCATTTCTGGTTCTCCTCATTTCTGGAGGGCACTGTCTTCTCGCTGTGGCCCGAGGAGTCAGTGACTTCCTGCTGCTTGGTCATTCGCTGGATTCAGCGCCAGGGGACATCTTGGATAAA GTGGCGAGACGTTTGTCCCTCATAAAGCACCCACAGTGTTCCACACTAAGTGGAGGTCAAGCGATAGAACTTCTTGCAAAGGATGGCGACAGGACAAAGTTTCCCCTCACGACACCTTTGGGGCAAATTTATGACTGCTGCTTTTCTTTTGCTGGCTTACAGAGTCAGGTTACACGGTTAATCAGGAATAAAGAGGCTGAAGAAG GTGTAGAAAAAGGGACACTTTTATCATGTGTGAACGACATTGCAGCTGCTATACAGCACACAGTTGCCTGTCATCTTGCCAAGCGCACTCATCGTGCCATCTTGTTCTGTAAGCAGAATTACCTGCTGCCATCATGCAGTCCCACCTTG GTTGTGTCTGGTGGAGTTGCTAGCAATCAGTACATCCGCAAGGCTTTAACTATTATCACTGAGACCACGGGATTACAACTGCTTTGTCCTCCAGCCAGGTTGTGCATGGACAATGGAGTGATGATTGCATG GAATGGTGTGGAGCGTCTAAAAGAAGGGGCGGGGATCCTGCCTCCACACGTGGATGTGCGATATGAGCCAAA GGCGCCGCTGGGTGTGGACATAACAGCCGAGGTGAGAGCCGCAGCAATCAGACCGCCTTCAATCAAGATGAAGATAACAAACTGA